The Erigeron canadensis isolate Cc75 chromosome 4, C_canadensis_v1, whole genome shotgun sequence genome window below encodes:
- the LOC122597057 gene encoding protein ALP1-like: MSSSSSDELIIPPPFPKLSTGSTFHFFQNAINEIEEIEDSGSSHESRTYIDREREAAHSKLMRDYFGENPKFGERFFRHRYRMSQRLFLKIVADIEASFPYFRDGVDARGRRSFSPIQKCTSAIKLLSTGEPAENYDDYLCMAERTSREGLEYFCDAVIHLYKREYLRKLTSHDVALLYNAHEARHHLPGMLGSLDCTHVVWRNCPRGMKGQYTRGDHKVPTIMIEAVASQDLWIWHSFFGPPGSNNDINVLNRSPLYDTTRNGIAPDTSFLLRGRLYRRGYLLTNGIYPKWSTFVKAYPHPVDPKEVKFKRVQEAARKDVERAFGVLKGKWKILERPIRIMDKEKIGKVVDTCCILHNMIIKDDGRTISPVHKMDPPVPVAYDPRVLRELHDENVHHRLRYDLTEHVSTVDLAYLNDPEAQPPPIEDLI; this comes from the coding sequence ATGTCTTCAAGTTCTTCCGATGAACTTATCATTCCCCCTCCGTTTCCCAAATTATCTACCGGTAGTacgtttcatttttttcaaaacgcGATCAACGAAATAGAAGAAATTGAAGACTCGGGAAGCTCTCATGAAAGCCGAACCTATATCGATCGTGAGAGAGAAGCCGCGCATAGCAAACTCATGCGTGACTACTTCGGGGAAAACCCGAAGTTTGGGGAGCGTTTTTTTCGCCATCGCTACCGTATGAGCCAACgtttgtttttgaagattgttgccGACATTGAAGCTAGTTTCCCGTATTTTCGAGATGGAGTAGACGCGAGGGGAAGAAGGAGTTTCTCGCCGATTCAAAAATGCACGTCGGCAATTAAACTACTTTCAACAGGTGAACCGGCGGAAAACTATGATGATTATCTATGTATGGCCGAAAGAACAAGCCGGGAAGGTCTCGAGTATTTTTGTGACGCGGTTATTCATTTGTACAAGCGGGAGTATTTGCGCAAGCTGACATCCCACGACGTCGCCTTGCTGTACAATGCGCATGAGGCGCGACACCATCTCCCCGGTATGCTCGGTAGCCTTGATTGTACGCATGTTGTATGGAGGAATTGTCCTAGGGGCATGAAAGGGCAATACACGCGAGGGGATCACAAAGTGCCAACTATCATGATTGAAGCTGTTGCGTCACaagatttgtggatttggcattcgTTTTTTGGTCCTCCCGGAtcaaacaacgacattaatgtgttgaatCGGTCACCGTTGTATGATACTACTAGAAATGGAATAGCTCCGGACACGTCATTCCTTTTACGCGGCCGCTTGTACAGACGTGGGTATTTGCTTACTAATGGGATATATCCTAAGTGGTCTACGTTTGTAAAAGCGTATCCGCATCCAGTTGATCCAAAGGAAGTGAAATTCAAGCGAGTGCAGGAGGCGGCGAGGAAAGATGTAGAACGGGCTTTTGGGGTGCTGAAGGGAaaatggaagattttggaacgTCCAATCCGGATTATGGATAAGGAGAAGATTGGGAAAGTCGTTGATACATGTTGTATATTGCATAACATGATCATAAAGGACGACGGGAGGACTATCTCACCGGTTCACAAAATGGATCCACCGGTGCCTGTAGCTTACGATCCTAGAGTTCTACGGGAGTTACATGACGAAAACGTCCATCATCGTCTTCGGTATGATTTAACGGAGCATGTATCGACAGTGGATTTGGCATACCTCAATGACCCAGAAGCTCAACCACCACCGATCGAGGATTTGATTTAG